From Budorcas taxicolor isolate Tak-1 chromosome 19, Takin1.1, whole genome shotgun sequence, the proteins below share one genomic window:
- the RPS6KB1 gene encoding ribosomal protein S6 kinase beta-1 translates to MRRRRRRDGFYPAPDFRDREAEDMAGVFDIDLDQPEDAGSEDELEEGGQLNESMDHGGVGPYELGMEHCEKFEISETSVNRGPEKIRPECFELLRVLGKGGYGKVFQVRKVTGANTGKIFAMKVLKKAMIVRNAKDTAHTKAERNILEEVKHPFIVDLIYAFQTGGKLYLILEYLSGGELFMQLEREGIFMEDTACFYLAEISMALGHLHQKGIIYRDLKPENIMLNHQGHVKLTDFGLCKESIHDGTVTHTFCGTIEYMAPEILMRSGHNRAVDWWSLGALMYDMLTGAPPFTGENRKKTIDKILKCKLNLPPYLTQEARDLLKKLLKRNAASRLGAGPGDAGEVQAHPFFRHINWEELLARKVEPPFKPLLQSEEDVSQFDSKFTRQTPVDSPDDSALSESANQVFLGFTYVAPSVLESVKEKFSFEPKIRSPRRFIGSPRTPVSPVKFSPGDFWGRGASASTANPQTPVEYPMETSGIEQMDVTMSGEASAPLPIRQPNSGPYKKQAFPMISKRPEHLRMNL, encoded by the exons ATGAGGCGACGACGGAGGCGGGACGGTTTCTACCCAGCGCCGGACTTCCGAGACAGGGAAGCTGAGGACATGGCAGGGGTGTTTGACATAGACCTGGACCAGCCGGAGGACGCGGGCTCTGAGGAtgagctggaggagggg GGTCAGTTAAATGAAAGCATGGACCATGGGGGAGTTGGACCATATGAACT TGGCATGGAGCATTGTGAGAAATTTGAAATCTCAGAAACTAGTGTGAACAGAGGGCCAGAAAAAATCAGACCAGAATGTTTTGAGCTACTTCGAGTACTTGGTAAAGGGGGCTATGGAAAG GTTTTTCAAGTACGAAAAGTAACAGGAGCAAATACCGGGaaaatatttgccatgaaggtgCTTAAAAAG GCAATGATAGTAAGAAATGCTAAAGATACAGCTCATACAAAAGCAGAACGGAATATTCTGGAGGAAGTAAAGCATCCTTTCATTGTGGATTTAATTTATGCCTTTCAGACCGGTGGAAAACTCTACCTCATCCTTGAGTATCTCAGCG gaGGAGAATTATTTATGCAGTTAGAAAGAGAAGGAATATTTATGGAAGACACAGCCTG CTTTTACTTGGCAGAAATCTCCATGGCTTTGGGGCATTTACATCAAAAGGGGATCATCTACAGAGACCTGAAGCCGGAGAATATCATGCTTAATCACCAAG GTCACGTCAAACTAACAGATTTTGGACTATGCAAAGAATCTATTCATGACGGAACAGTCACACACACCTTTTGTGGAACAATAGAATACAT ggCCCCTGAGATCTTGATGAGAAGTGGCCACAATCGTGCTGTGGATTGGTGGAGTTTGGGAGCATTAATGTATGACATGCTGACTGGAGCA CCCCCGTTCACTGGggagaatagaaagaaaacaattgaCAAAATCCTCAAATGTAAACTCAATTTGCCTCCCTACCTCACGCAAGAAGCCAGAGATCTGCTTAAAAAG CTGCTGAAAAGAAATGCTGCTTCTCGTCTTGGAGCTGGTCCTGGGGATGCTGGAGAAGTTCAA gcTCATCCATTCTTCAGACATATTAACTGGGAAGAACTGCTGGCTCGGAAGGTGGAGCCCCCCTTCAAACCTCTTTTG caatCAGAAGAGGATGTGAGTCAGTTTGATTCCAAGTTTACACGTCAGACACCTGTTGACAGCCCAGATGACTCAGCTCTCAGTGAAAGTGCCAACCAGGTCTTTCTG GGTTTTACATATGTGGCTCCATCTGTACTTGAAAGCGTGAAAGAAAAGTTTTCCTTTGAACCAAAAATCCGATCCCCTCGAAGATTTATTGGCAGCCCACGAACACCTGTCAG CCCAGTCAAATTTTCTCCTGGGGATTTCTGGGGAAGAGGTGCTTCAGCCAGCACGGCAAATCCGCAGACGCCTGTGGAATACCCCATGGAGACAAGTGGGATAGAGCAGATGGACGTGACAATGAGCGGGGAGGCTTCAGCACCGCTTCCAATACGACAGCCAAACTCCGGACCGTACAAAAAGCAAGCTTTTCCCATGATCTCCAAACGACCAGAGCACCTGCGTATGAATCTATGA